attgatttaaaaataagaatcaaatgcacaattttgccttttggaaatggtatcatttattactgtaagtgttgccgttgttttttaataattttttttttttttagaaaaatgcccctcccacctaaacggggggagatagaccaccctcccaaagaaaaaaaatgtttgtattgcgCTCCTCCACAAACActtttcatcaaatcctggcgcccaacctatcctactacgtgccgaaacaacatttttgttctatacctaaaagttcgaatttctgtatctgggttgaaatcgaaaattttttttttctaagccaattttgaagtgattttcataaaaaatacctcgatcaattgggaaatagatatagttttagaatatattttttaaatagcatgttgttttgaaaacatatactttaaattgatgccgaagttgggcaaatgacaaaaaaaatttaatttttgaacttagacatcttataaattctaagtggtttaaccgagttacatgttttatacattgttaaaaaggtatatttatcttctatcagaaactgtaaaaaaatcgaaaatgggtaaaaaattgtcgaagctagaattttttcaatgggtgaaggtccaaaaaaccgttttttgcccgtaactccagattttgggggtgttaggggattttaaaataccgtttcgtattcagtgcgactagctctacaaaacctgataggtctccgcccgcgtatattttgagtgttacaccgtgtaattaataTACTAAGTGTATATATTAAAATATAGGTACTTTATTTAGTGAAtaggtaaataaataagaacaaacaacatacaaaaatatgccTATACGCTCTCATGAAATTAaccaaaagcatttaaaaaaaaaaacatatcaaatTACGAGAAAACTATAgtaaagatttttaaagaaagacggaaaaaagcttaaaaattaaaagagagCCAAATCAtctttttcaattcttttgGGTCAGTATCTTAATTTAAATCTTCCACTACAAAGTACCTATACCCTTCCCAAATCACAATTTTGCTTCTGAATTTTGAACCCAAAGTGCTATTCGCACCTATAAAGCTGCTATAATCTACGGTAAGAATTAACAGTAAACGCTGATATAATTCTTCTAAGAATATTTTCTGGAGTCTCCTATAGGGTCCTTATAGGTGCAATGAAAAATTCTCTCTAAACATTGTATAAATATTCTCTGGAGTTCTACATAGTTCTGTCACACTATAATGATTGTGAAGTGCTTATTCtgaattctttgatttttatttaattttcatttaattttcaatggtTTGGGTAATTTTGGTAGGATTGACCTTGATTTGACCATTTGCTAAAGCATATTCTATTGACTCAtcgaaaaaaagtttctttttgtGAGCATTGCAAATTGCAATACATTGTAGttgttaaactgtttttttttttttttcttgtttaataaATCAGTAAGAGGGAAGTCCTTGAATGtgaataagtaatttttttttcttaccgtgcaaaattttactgaactAAGTACTGAGCTACCGCAAAAACACGACGCAAGTTTATTATCTTCGAGGGCTTCAGATTAAAGGTAAGTCGCAGAAAAAGAGTGAAGTGCGTTGTTTAACCCTCGAAAAAACGTTAAAGCTgacagacttttgaattcgttatcaGGACGCGTAAGGCTATAGAACTGCATAATACTCACATATATTGGTTATATACATCAGTATACAGTTCCCCcgaaaaaattcgacaaaagaatttttctatgggagttgcggtcactctaggaTACACCTTATACCTACACTCGCAAAATTCGCTGTGTGGGCTCTAGAGTTTTGACTGTATTTTacattatacttttttaaataaacgtaTGTATACTGAAAGAAATATGTATAATCGGTCTAGAAGAAAGCCTAAGAAACCATTCTCCAGGGTGTTTCCAATcgataatttaaaacaaattaattttaataaaccaaaaaaagattataatggaattgacttAAAACAGCAGATAAACTGCAAGTACCTATGGAAAAATACGAaaaatgaaaccaaaaaaaaattttattaaaaatgttttcttctATAAGTTTTAAATTCTAGATACACTGCAATcatagaagcaaaaaaaaaaaaaacatttacacgAAATTTTCCAATCCATCATCTACAGCTGATCCTCAATACCACTCCAATAACGTGTCATCTCTACAGGAAATAGCTTTTTACCTTCAATTATATAAACTTTACCATTTTCCTCTTTTTGCATAGCTTGAATAATACAGCGGGAAACATCAGCAGCACTAGAAAAAAAAGTCTccacattatttaaaaaagacaTCATGTCATCCTGTCTTATCTCACCTTTGCTTATTTAATCTATCGAGAATGTTATAAGACTCATCAGCCATATcactaaataaaattttctctgTGAAATTTGTGAACATGTCTGTTATAGTTGCACCAGGACAAAGTGTTATGAATTTGATGCCAGTCTTTTGAAGGTAGTAGTCATTCTAAAAATAGGATGGTTATTAGTTAAGTTATTGACAAAATTTATGATAAAAGTTGTATTCTACCCCTAAACACCGAGTGAATCCAATAATGGCATGTTTTGTTGAGGAATAAACTGGCAACAGAAACATAGGATCAAGTCCAACTACTGAAGACATATTAGCTACAAGCCCTCCTTGACCGCCATTTTCTTTACTCATATGCTTCATACCTGCTAAAGTTGAGTTAATAATGCCACCCTTTTTAGGATGTCAGTTAAACATTCTTTATCAGTTGATAATTGGTTTCTTTCTTACCAAATTAACCTGCAATGTCCTTTCTACATCAAGATCATTGAATATTCCAGCCACATTAACCAGCAAGTGAATGCTTCCAAGGTTTTTGATAATTTCTTCAAAAGCTGCATCGATTCCTTTCTTATTGGCTACATCCATTTTGATCAAAAGTATTGTTTGCGAAGGATGAGCAGCTCGAAGTTTGGCAATTTTTTCAAGGTTCTCTTGGACATCAATTAAAGCCACGTTCTGAAAAAGGGCTCAACACatttaagttcatttttttcaagggtttgaataaaaaaaaaaatttggacctaccgcaatattatttttcaatagttCCACACAAACTTGAAGGCCAATACCTCCAGCTCCACCTGTTATTACAGCATTCTTTCCAGCAAAAGCCATTTTTTGAGATCAAGAGCTTCCTTAAggatgttttatttaaaaaaatatttatatggagCAAGTTTGAGTTAAGAGCTCAAGTACTTGTCACACTATCTCAGTTAACCGACTAGTTTTAGGTTATAAGTTGCACCTGATTTTATATCGTCCAGATGGAAGAGATAATAATGATTGTAGATGGAAATTGAtatcatttaaagaaaataatgtgGTATACAATCAATAATGATTTCTCCAAAGTATTACgatatttttgtagtttaataTGGGATTACGATACAGAGGTATCTGATTTCAAATAGGTAATAGTAGGTAAGAAGTACAACAACTACCTGCAGTTGGTTTATAAAATGAACTCGGAATCATATAGGGGGATTATTCGGAGCACACTTGTAACAAAAGTTGATAGAGTGTAAATTTgtcaataatttaattaaaaaggtGTTTTACACCCAGTATTTCAGTACCTAATTGGATTTTGGAATCaaaaatttctcattttttgttcttaattttaaaaagtgctagcataaaatattgtatttatCATTTACATCTAGATCATTTTTCCAAACCAAATAGAGCTTACATCTTACAAAATGATAAATCAGTAGAGGGCGAAATATTTATTGATTGGGAATAATTCtgattgcataattttttgagGTAGGTAAAGGGTAGatcaacaaaattaaagaatGGAAAGAAAAATGTCCAGACAAAATAGTAAAACGATCATAGGTACAATTTTGGTTAGTATCATATTACATTTAGAGCTAAGACTGGGTAAAATAAACCCAGAACGTGATATAGCCAATTATTTTAAGCCAAGTTAATCccaaagttgttaaaaaaaaaacctggtaagtaggcattttgtgtatgaaatttttaaagtattcGGTTAGAATGCCTGATTATTCGAGGTATTAAactgtttcatattttttaaagcGTAATAAATTATTCACTAAATTTTCAGAAACAAAGTCTTACTACTCAAAAATGGAACCCttcttgaaataattttattttattttgttgttgttcaaaaacATTTTGCCTATATTCttcttaaaacaataaataattaaaaagtacgtatacgcccccTTATTCCAAAGagattcttttgttttcttcaattaTGGTAAGCGATTGCAGGCAACTTGGTTGTCCGCGTATgcgccctactaacaattttgcttctataatgctttacagaagcaacaattgcatctgtaaagctttatagaaccaaaattgtttgtcgggcgaTCATAAATTTAGTTGaatacccaactaacaattttgcttctataaagctttatagaagcaaaagaagcatgtataaagctttacagaagcaaaattgttagtcgggtaTGGGGCCCTCTAGAGTACTATATTTTACTAAAGGAGATTAAAtaacacattttaaaaatatttaaattcataGCTGTACCTTGTTTTTCTTGCATGTAGCGTAGCCAttccaaaaatatttctcaCTTAGAAAACtttactaaaaaaatgtaaatttgctctcaaaatgttttatttcgaAATTATAACCGCAAAGTAATTTGATGTGCCCTTTTCACAAAATACGTAATAAATTTAAAGACTTTTCCTTACAAAAGTTGTACTGGATTTTGATATTTTCGATTCTTATATAGTATCACAATCAAG
This DNA window, taken from Episyrphus balteatus chromosome 2, idEpiBalt1.1, whole genome shotgun sequence, encodes the following:
- the LOC129908128 gene encoding alcohol dehydrogenase, whose protein sequence is MAFAGKNAVITGGAGGIGLQVCVELLKNNIANVALIDVQENLEKIAKLRAAHPSQTILLIKMDVANKKGIDAAFEEIIKNLGSIHLLVNVAGIFNDLDVERTLQVNLGGIINSTLAGMKHMSKENGGQGGLVANMSSVVGLDPMFLLPVYSSTKHAIIGFTRCLGNDYYLQKTGIKFITLCPGATITDMFTNFTEKILFSDMADESYNILDRLNKQSAADVSRCIIQAMQKEENGKVYIIEGKKLFPVEMTRYWSGIEDQL